In Candidatus Zixiibacteriota bacterium, the genomic stretch ACACAATTGATAATCTCGGCAGCCGTCATTTTCAGCATCGCCGCCCCAAAATTCATAATTATCTGAAGAGATGGCGTTGCCGAACTGCCTGGGTTGAAATCAGTTGCCAATGAGATCGGTACACCCGCTTCAATCATCTTTCTTGCCGGAGGACGGGCTTTCAGGTCGAGAAAATGCACTGTCCCCGGCAGCAATACTCCGATGGTGCCCGATTTTGCCATCTCAGCGATGCCGTTGTCTGAGATCACGTCAAGATGATCCGCTGACACAGCTCCGAGTCGCGCCGCGAGCTCCGCACCACCGATTCCGACGATCTCATCGGCGTGAAACTTGAGTTTCAGGCCGTGGTCTCTTGCGGCAGTCTGAATTCGCTCGGAATCCTCAATCTCGAAGACATTCTTCTCGCAGAAAATGTCCGAGAAAACTGCCAGCTTTCCCTTCACAACTTCCGGGATCATCTCATCGATCAACAGCCTGATATAGCCTTCGCGATCTTCGCGGTATTCATCGGGGATTTCATGCGCACCGAGGAATGTCGGGACAATATCGACTGCATGATTCTCTGCGAGTTTTCTAATAACTTCAAGCTGCTTGATTTCAGATTCGGTCGACAGCCCATATCCCGACTTCGCCTCAATCGTAGTAGTACCATGCTGCAGCATCAGATCGAGATATCGAATCGCATTGTCGAATAACTTCTCCGCCGGCGCCTCGCGCAGCTTCCTGACAGAATTGCGTATTCCGCCCCCGGCCTCGGCTATTTCCATGTATGACTTTCCCAGGTTGCGCATCTCGAACTCATCTTCACGAGTCGCTGCAAAAACCGGGTGCGTGTGGGCATCGACAAGACCGGGAGTCACAACCTGATCCGTGGCATCGATAACTTCACCCGAATAAGCAAGTTCAATTCGTCGCTCAACGTCACTGGTGGTGCCAACGGCAACGATCTTGCCATCGAACGATGCAACAGCGCCATTTTCTATGATCTCAAGATGATTGAGATCGCCACCCGTAACGGGACCCGGTTTGCTTCGACGGCATGTAACGAGCTGCCTGATGTTCTTTATTATGAGATCTGCCTGCATAGTTACTTCATCATCGGTATTTTGACGCCCTTCTCCTTAGCAAATTTGATTGCGTCATCATAACCGGCGTCGGCGTGACGCATGACTCCGGTTCCGGGGTCGGTCGTCAGAACGCGCAAAAGACGCTCATCCATTTCTTTCGAACCATCGCACACAACAACCATTCCGGCGTGTATCGCATATCCGATTCCGACTCCGCCACCGTGGTGGATCGATACCCATGATGCTCCTGAGCAGATATTCAGCATAGCGTTCAGCAGCGGCCAGTCGGCGATTGCATCGGAGCCATCTTTCATCGATTCGGTCTCGCGATTTGGCGAGGCCACCGATCCGCAGTCGAGATGGTCGCGGCCAATCACGATAGGCGCTTTGAGCTTGCCGTTGCGAACCATTTCGTTGATAATCAACCCGAATTTAGCTCTCTCGCCGTAACCGAGCCAGCATATCCTCGATGGCAGCCCCTGGAACTGCACTTTCTCGTGAGCCATCTTGATCCAGTCGCAGAGGGGTTTGTTGTATGCGAACTCTTTGAGGATTACCTCGTCGGTGGTGTATATATCCTGCGGATCGCCCGAAAGCGCCGCCCAGCGGAAAGGACCTTTGCCTTCGCAGAACAACGGTCGGATATATGCCGGAACGAATCCGGGGAAATCGAAAGCGTTCTTCAATCCAGCTTTCTCAGCCTGCCCGCGGAGATTATTGCCGTAGTCGAATACGATTGAACCGGCTTTCTTGAGGTCGAGCATAGCCTGAGTATGGATCACCATAGATTCGTA encodes the following:
- the hutI gene encoding imidazolonepropionase yields the protein MQADLIIKNIRQLVTCRRSKPGPVTGGDLNHLEIIENGAVASFDGKIVAVGTTSDVERRIELAYSGEVIDATDQVVTPGLVDAHTHPVFAATREDEFEMRNLGKSYMEIAEAGGGIRNSVRKLREAPAEKLFDNAIRYLDLMLQHGTTTIEAKSGYGLSTESEIKQLEVIRKLAENHAVDIVPTFLGAHEIPDEYREDREGYIRLLIDEMIPEVVKGKLAVFSDIFCEKNVFEIEDSERIQTAARDHGLKLKFHADEIVGIGGAELAARLGAVSADHLDVISDNGIAEMAKSGTIGVLLPGTVHFLDLKARPPARKMIEAGVPISLATDFNPGSSATPSLQIIMNFGAAMLKMTAAEIINCVTINSACALLMDDMVGSIEVGKQADFVVWSADNYRQLPYFYGINLADQVIKKGKPVS